A segment of the Methanofollis fontis genome:
CACAGGAGGATATCCGCTTCGATAGGGGTGGCAATCCCCGAAAATATGGAGAAAGAATGGGGATATTTCGCCGAACATCACGCCTTCGGTGATGGAAAAGAGAAGGCGGGCAGGTACGCAGAAGAACTCGCCTACCGGATGTATCAGAGCATCACCGATAAAACACCCAGAAAAACCCTTAATATCACTGACAGTGCCATCGTCGACGAAGATGGGCGCTGGACCACCGTCATCGCCGCATCCATCTTTATCATGGAGTAACTATGACATCACGCACACGTGCGCATCACACCACCTGCCCCTACTGCAATGAAGAAGTCTACTATGAGGAGCTGATCGGAGGGCGCTGTCCGCTCTGCGGAAGCACACTCGAAGAGCCCGAAGAAGGCTGTATGGAGGTCGATGACGGCATCGAACGCACCGACCTCGCATGGTTGATCTGCCACTATTTCCTATTCAAAAAACTCGACGAACTCGGGGCGAACCCGCTCCAGATCATGGATGTGATCTCACGATTCGATGACGGAGACGGCGGGGCGCAGAAGACCGCCTTTGAGATCGAAGTTCCGTTCGGGCGCCTTGAGCGCATACTGCCCAAGCAGTGCGGCTGCTGCAGGAAGGTGTTCTTCAGGGGCGGCAAAAAAGTATTTTCCGGGGATGCGGGCGGGACGGGTTACACCGTCTCATTCCGCTGTCCGGCCTGTTCTCAGTAGGTCCGGGCGATCACCGTCAGGGTGCTGCCTGGGCGACCGCAGACGATGCAGTTCCCCTCGCCTCCCCCGATGTGGGTGCTCCGCACCCCTGTCCCGAGCACACTTCCATTCGTCTCTTTTTCAAGTGCTTCTGCACACTGTTCATCACCGCACCAGTGGACGACAGCGACGCCGGTTTCAATCGCCGCCGATGCCGCGGCGAGATCAGATGCCGGGACAATACGTTCAGCAAGCCTCGTCTCTGCCCGCTCTCTCAGTCGAACGCCAAACGCATCCAGGATCGCCGGCACCTCATCTGAAACACGGGTGCGATCCAGGCTCATCTTCTCTCCGTCACGGGTGGCCGCAACCACCGTACCCGCCGTAAGGTCGCGTGGCCCCACCTCGATGCGGAGCGGCACACCCCGCATCTCCCAGTGGTAGTATTTTGCACCCGGACGGAGGTCACGGTCGTCGATCCGTGTGCGGAGACCGAGACCTTCGAGTTCCTGTTTCAGCGATTCAGCGGCCGCTCGCACCTCTTCAGCCATCTTTTTCATGATGATCGGGATGATGACGACCTGCACCGGGGCGACCTTCGGCGGCAGCACAAGACCGCGGTCATCACCATGGATCCCGATCACGGCGGCGATGCACCGTTCCGAGATGCCATAGCAGGTCTGGTAGGCGAGCTGCCGCTCCCCTGCGGCGTCCTCGTAGGCGATGTCGAAGGTCAGCGAGAAATGGTCACCGAGGTGATGGACCGTCCCGACCTGGAGGGTCCGACCATCAGGCATCAGGGCGTCAACGGCCATTGTATAATCGGCGCCAGGGAACTTGTCCCAGTCCGGTCGGCGGGATATGAGCACCGGAATGCAGAGATCGTCATAGAACTGCGTATAGAGACCGATCGCCTCTTCCACCTGCGCCGCCGCCTCGTCCCAGGTAGCGTGGACGGTATGGGCCTCCTTGAAGGAGGTGATCTCCCGGAGACGGATGAGCGGTCGGGTGTGTTTGGTCTCATAACGGAAGGTATTGACGATCTGATAGACCCTGAGCGGGAGGTCG
Coding sequences within it:
- a CDS encoding pyruvoyl-dependent arginine decarboxylase; its protein translation is MTRVFVPKKVFFTCGVGRDSEYLGSFEMALRAAKIECYNLVTVSSILPPKCRIIQRDEGIADLDPGSIVFTVMSRISSNEPHRRISASIGVAIPENMEKEWGYFAEHHAFGDGKEKAGRYAEELAYRMYQSITDKTPRKTLNITDSAIVDEDGRWTTVIAASIFIME
- the proS gene encoding proline--tRNA ligase encodes the protein MEDESGSLPPISDFSAWYNDVLWRAEIMDVRYPVKGLYVWYPFGFGLRRHTYAILRNLLDVSGHEETLFPLLIPKTEFMKEAEHIKGFEEEVYWVTHGGLSELDVPLALRPTSETAMYPMFALWVRSHADLPLRVYQIVNTFRYETKHTRPLIRLREITSFKEAHTVHATWDEAAAQVEEAIGLYTQFYDDLCIPVLISRRPDWDKFPGADYTMAVDALMPDGRTLQVGTVHHLGDHFSLTFDIAYEDAAGERQLAYQTCYGISERCIAAVIGIHGDDRGLVLPPKVAPVQVVIIPIIMKKMAEEVRAAAESLKQELEGLGLRTRIDDRDLRPGAKYYHWEMRGVPLRIEVGPRDLTAGTVVAATRDGEKMSLDRTRVSDEVPAILDAFGVRLRERAETRLAERIVPASDLAAASAAIETGVAVVHWCGDEQCAEALEKETNGSVLGTGVRSTHIGGGEGNCIVCGRPGSTLTVIARTY